The following are encoded together in the Macrobrachium nipponense isolate FS-2020 chromosome 14, ASM1510439v2, whole genome shotgun sequence genome:
- the LOC135226338 gene encoding uncharacterized protein LOC135226338 isoform X2 — protein sequence MQSFMQSNKILSRVMEHIRVSCSSDQGPPEPESPTPSGSDQQPKPGEIEAATLMRDGTPVIVASMRGGHRCLAADRSECAFVQYLPGQEAYPLPVSESKISESTENGKVSSGRTNLLPQDVFHYFQYEQTLTAGARCYTEYRAAG from the coding sequence ATTCTCTCAAGAGTGATGGAGCACATACGGGTATCCTGCTCAAGTGACCAGGGGCCGCCCGAACCAGAGTCTCCAACTCCAAGCGGTTCAGACCAGCAACCGAAGCCGGGGGAGATCGAGGCCGCTACTTTAATGAGAGATGGAACtcctgtgatagtggcttccatGAGAGGCGGGCATCGTTGCTTAGCCGCTGACAGAAGCGAGTGCGCATTCGTCCAGTATCTCCCAGGACAAGAAGCCTATCCTTTGCCAGTCAGCGAAAGTAAAATCAGCGAAAGTACTGAAAATGGAAAGGTTAGCTCGGGGAGAACTAACTTACTGCCACAGGACGTTTTCCACTACTTCCAATATGAACAGACACTTACGGCTGGGGCACGGTGTTACACCGAATACCGAGCAGCAGGGTAA